A single Pan troglodytes isolate AG18354 chromosome X, NHGRI_mPanTro3-v2.0_pri, whole genome shotgun sequence DNA region contains:
- the LOC101057533 gene encoding LOW QUALITY PROTEIN: putative lung carcinoma-associated protein 10 (The sequence of the model RefSeq protein was modified relative to this genomic sequence to represent the inferred CDS: inserted 1 base in 1 codon; deleted 3 bases in 3 codons) — protein MSSCPVHDCPSWDAERLEPVETGSRGALRLRGGAPGSAAGFRASIWGPPTYPSPVGLGHPVSLPRPXYGPRCPEPDARHGWGSGSNAGYRGPDRAGRTPCPARDREGRSSSPVPPPRLKAMTSQARKQNGGALIDTVDWTREAPDSDPVMSMQKSQKPQTTVGQ, from the exons ATGAGCAGCTGCCCAGTACACGACTGCCCATCG TGGGATGCTGAGCGCCTGG AGCCTGTGGAAACGGGCTCCAGAGGCGCCCTACGCCTCCGGGGAGGAGCCCCTGGCTCTGCGGCAGGTTTTCGG GCCAGCATCTGGGGC CCGCCCACGTACCCCTCACCTGTCGGGCTCGGGCACCCGGTATCCCTCCCCCGCC GCTACGGCCCGCGGTGCCCGGAGCCCGACGCCCGGCATGGGTGGGGCTCCGGCAGCAACGCCGGTTACCGCGGGCCGGACCGGGCCGGGCGG ACTCCCTG CCCTGCACGGGATCGAGAAGGAAGGAGCTCCTCCCCAGTGCCCCCTCCTAGGCTCAAGGCCATGACCTCACAGGCGAGGAAGCAAAATGGAGGGG CCCTCATAGACACAGTGGACTGGACAAGGGAAGCCCCAGACTCTGACCCTGTGATGAGCATGCAGAAGTCGCAGAAGCCACAGACGACAGTGGGGCAGTAA